Proteins from one Xenorhabdus griffiniae genomic window:
- a CDS encoding integrase domain-containing protein: MAQKSARSKIERFRKEFITHARKAGGSFATVADRERIARQFLNFLKDNGIRLRQMDSLKTQHIERYIAERKNSHISHRTLQNEMSALRMILARAGKHKLASTDNVRLNNRALGIAGSSRKGTKIALTPVEFREIFQQIEQKDRSVAAVMQLAYVLGLRTKEAVEAYKSLATWKKALAKGHESVRVVFGTKGGHPRLTVILDRAALQHAIAYAEREMNPRSGKLIDKPTITQAIDRYRYVVRRAGLTGNKAPHSMRYHFAQQSGEHYKAQGFSEREALALASMDLGHGDGRGRYIRQVYYQKGETE; the protein is encoded by the coding sequence ATGGCGCAGAAATCAGCACGTTCGAAAATTGAACGGTTCAGAAAAGAATTTATTACCCACGCCCGGAAAGCGGGCGGGAGTTTTGCCACGGTGGCCGATCGTGAGCGGATTGCCCGACAGTTTCTTAACTTTCTGAAAGACAATGGCATCAGACTCCGGCAGATGGACAGCCTGAAAACTCAGCATATTGAGCGCTATATTGCTGAACGTAAAAACAGCCATATCAGTCACCGGACTTTGCAAAATGAGATGTCGGCACTGCGCATGATTTTGGCACGGGCCGGAAAACACAAGCTGGCCTCCACCGACAATGTGCGGTTGAACAACCGGGCGCTGGGCATTGCGGGTAGCAGCCGTAAGGGAACGAAAATAGCACTGACTCCGGTAGAATTCAGAGAAATCTTTCAGCAGATCGAACAAAAAGATCGTAGTGTCGCGGCGGTCATGCAGTTGGCGTACGTGTTGGGGTTACGGACCAAAGAAGCGGTGGAAGCCTATAAATCTTTAGCCACCTGGAAAAAAGCGCTGGCAAAGGGTCATGAGTCTGTACGAGTGGTGTTTGGCACCAAAGGCGGGCATCCGAGGCTAACGGTGATACTGGATCGGGCCGCGCTGCAACACGCCATTGCCTACGCTGAACGCGAAATGAATCCACGCAGCGGCAAACTGATCGATAAACCGACGATCACGCAGGCCATCGATCGTTACCGGTACGTTGTTCGACGTGCTGGACTGACGGGCAATAAAGCGCCACACAGTATGCGCTACCACTTTGCCCAACAATCCGGCGAACATTACAAAGCGCAGGGATTCAGTGAGCGGGAAGCGCTGGCATTGGCATCAATGGATTTGGGGCACGGTGATGGACGTGGGCGCTATATCCGGCAGGTGTATTACCAGAAAGGTGAGACGGAATAA
- a CDS encoding HlyD family secretion protein, translated as MKYVKKIFIPLIVVSLMGSFLYWLLYWRYIQTTDNAYTQSDITNVSARISSQVMTSYVTDNHEVKQGQLLAVLDDRAYKVAILKAEADVAKTTAALSNAQANAKMQESIINQYSSRLTSAKAREKYATQELIRINQLNTRHYVAQGDIDKADSAHKIAVADAEEAQASLETQQTKLAVLKTTIEQAQAQLKHAQASLADAQLQLTYTRIIAPVSGVIGNRNLQVGMFTQAGQTIASIVPEQQPWVVANFKETQRGRMKPGQPVDITIDSYPGEIFEGHIESLAPATGSVFALLPANNATGNFTKIVQRFPVKIVFNKPITMASGLSCEVTIDTRHMVLSH; from the coding sequence ATGAAATACGTTAAAAAAATCTTTATTCCACTCATTGTGGTTTCGCTTATGGGTAGTTTCCTATACTGGTTATTATACTGGCGCTATATCCAGACTACCGATAATGCCTATACCCAAAGCGATATCACCAATGTTAGCGCCCGCATTAGCTCCCAGGTGATGACGTCTTATGTCACTGATAACCATGAAGTAAAACAAGGTCAGCTTTTAGCTGTTCTCGACGATCGTGCTTATAAAGTCGCGATCCTGAAAGCAGAAGCTGATGTCGCAAAAACGACGGCTGCGCTGAGTAATGCGCAAGCTAATGCAAAGATGCAAGAAAGCATCATCAACCAGTACAGCAGCCGTCTTACTTCAGCCAAAGCTAGAGAAAAATATGCCACTCAGGAATTGATTCGCATCAACCAGCTTAATACACGCCATTATGTCGCTCAAGGCGATATAGACAAAGCTGACAGCGCGCACAAAATCGCCGTTGCCGACGCAGAGGAAGCACAGGCAAGCCTAGAGACTCAGCAAACTAAACTGGCGGTGCTGAAGACCACCATTGAACAGGCTCAAGCGCAACTAAAACATGCGCAGGCCAGCTTGGCGGATGCACAGCTACAGTTAACTTATACTCGAATTATTGCGCCTGTTTCCGGCGTGATAGGAAACCGTAATCTTCAGGTTGGTATGTTTACCCAGGCCGGGCAAACTATCGCCAGTATTGTCCCCGAACAGCAGCCGTGGGTTGTAGCTAATTTTAAAGAAACGCAGCGAGGCAGGATGAAACCAGGACAACCTGTTGATATCACTATCGATAGCTATCCCGGTGAAATTTTTGAAGGCCATATTGAAAGCCTAGCTCCGGCGACCGGTTCTGTATTCGCGCTTTTGCCCGCCAATAACGCCACTGGGAACTTTACAAAAATTGTGCAACGTTTTCCGGTCAAAATTGTTTTCAATAAACCGATAACAATGGCGAGCGGGTTGTCTTGCGAAGTCACGATAGATACACGTCATATGGTTCTGTCGCACTAG
- a CDS encoding NADP-dependent oxidoreductase — MTHYENKAIVLARHPEGPLQLSEFRMEITPVRDLEPGEFLIANQWLSLDPYIRLRLNLSTDYVNSIHCGDVIAGETVGVVVASRNPNFNEGSKVFVYSGWQQYYISNERDFIVHTLPQVELSDTIFLNTVGTPGRAAYFGMIRIAKPRAGETLVVSAASGAVGSTVGQIGKMAGCRVVGIAGSEEKCRYVVHELGFDFCVNYRDSDFKHQLRQACPNGIDIYFENVGGRISVLVAQLLNDGARVPVCGNAANYDQSSSIAASSPADFFSSLPNPPVNRFFLVTEWFKDYPESDEWLLNALHEGKLKYRETLIDGLEKAPQAFIDLLNARHFGKQIVKIS, encoded by the coding sequence ATGACACATTACGAAAACAAAGCCATCGTACTGGCTAGGCACCCTGAAGGCCCCTTACAACTCAGTGAGTTCCGCATGGAGATAACGCCTGTCAGAGATCTGGAGCCGGGCGAATTCCTTATCGCCAATCAGTGGTTATCGCTGGATCCCTACATCCGTCTGCGCCTGAACCTCAGTACAGATTATGTCAACTCCATCCATTGCGGCGACGTTATCGCCGGAGAAACCGTCGGCGTTGTGGTAGCATCTCGCAACCCGAACTTTAACGAGGGCAGCAAAGTCTTCGTATATTCAGGCTGGCAGCAGTACTACATCAGCAACGAGCGTGATTTTATTGTTCACACCTTGCCGCAGGTCGAGCTGTCCGACACCATTTTTCTGAATACCGTGGGTACACCGGGACGTGCTGCCTATTTCGGCATGATACGTATCGCTAAACCGCGTGCAGGGGAAACGTTGGTGGTATCAGCGGCCTCTGGCGCGGTGGGATCAACCGTAGGGCAGATTGGCAAAATGGCGGGGTGTCGGGTAGTAGGTATCGCTGGTAGCGAAGAGAAATGCCGGTATGTCGTTCATGAGCTTGGGTTTGACTTCTGCGTTAACTATCGAGACAGCGATTTCAAACACCAACTGCGCCAGGCTTGCCCGAACGGCATCGATATTTACTTCGAAAATGTCGGTGGCCGAATTTCGGTGCTGGTCGCACAATTATTAAATGACGGCGCCCGCGTACCGGTTTGTGGCAATGCGGCTAATTACGATCAATCATCCAGTATTGCGGCTTCCAGCCCTGCTGATTTTTTCTCCTCTCTGCCAAATCCCCCTGTCAACCGTTTTTTTCTGGTAACGGAATGGTTTAAGGATTACCCGGAATCGGATGAGTGGCTATTGAATGCGCTTCATGAAGGAAAACTTAAATATCGGGAAACGTTAATTGATGGGTTGGAAAAAGCTCCGCAAGCTTTTATCGATCTCTTAAACGCCAGACATTTTGGAAAACAAATTGTCAAGATAAGCTGA